Proteins from a genomic interval of Debaryomyces hansenii CBS767 chromosome E complete sequence:
- a CDS encoding DEHA2E24156p (similar to uniprot|Q9HFS1 Candida albicans unknown function), which translates to MISFNLLATAIVSFYASSASAEDYATYPSVAHTATINGFADPIYSKLPECAQSCVKEDTDSTPCPYWDPGCLCVMSNWGAPVAECIAENCKGGDVSTATSLATSICSSAGVPSPYWYIQASDATALQSAAEATVTSQN; encoded by the coding sequence ATGATttccttcaatttattgGCTACTGCGATTGTATCATTTTATGCGAGCTCAGCTAGCGCCGAAGACTATGCAACGTATCCATCTGTTGCACACACTGCAACTATAAATGGTTTTGCTGATCCAATTTATTCGAAACTCCCTGAATGTGCTCAGTCGTGTGTCAAAGAAGACACTGATAGCACACCATGTCCATACTGGGATCCAGGCTGTCTTTGTGTTATGTCAAACTGGGGTGCTCCAGTTGCTGAATGTATTGCCGAAAATTGTAAGGGCGGTGATGTTTCAACTGCAACCAGTTTAGCTACCTCTATTTGTTCCAGTGCGGGTGTTCCAAGTCCATACTGGTATATTCAAGCCAGTGATGCGACCGCTTTACAATCTGCTGCTGAAGCCACAGTTACTTCACAGAATTGA
- a CDS encoding DEHA2E24178p (weakly similar to uniprot|Q9C2H5 Neurospora crassa NCU03755.1 hypothetical protein (AL513443) related to flavin-containing monooxygenase [Neurospora crassa]) (31015 - 32448) and similar to CA5662|IPF1250 Candida albicans IPF1250) — protein sequence MTKLDIQSIAIIGAGPGGLASLYEFLHTNKDGSSTIGSANSIDPKFTKIVAFEQKDKVGGIWATSGADSDLPIPPQDLLDTESYADPDIIHPSQPIPDNLQKTSVHKPVIRKLDPIARELEWNKSGVFPGLFTNIPSRFTRFSYLPNEAKYLDKSRTIYPFLSHDELSKRFSDFVDKENLDDYVRKNSRVEGLFKSNDKWVVTVRHTSTGNEEWYQEEFDAVVIANGHYTVPNIPHIEGLAKFNESHPDILIHSKSYRSAQSFKDKKVLIVGGSFSSANILQYVVPLAKETFISKRGPHLVFPWIDKAVESEGISTKPVIERFLPESNEVLFSDGTKEKDFDVILLATGYHYHYPFLNKYLKVIEPSNLSRVSGLYYDTFSIEDPTLATVGVAISTINFHTIEASASAIAGIWSNAKTLPTKEEQLAWEKNHIEGTANNLFFHYYTHDAVKGNFIDKLHTYSPKGRKNPFEEDSKFLNEINEGATYLESLFYKLKDRTLNIEDTLVSA from the coding sequence ATGACAAAACTTGACATACAATCGATAGCTATAATTGGAGCGGGACCTGGCGGTCTTGCTTCGTTATATGAATTTTTGCACACCAACAAAGACGGTTCTTCAACTATTGGAAGCGCCAACTCGATAGATCCCAAGTTTACTAAGATTGTCGCATTTGAACAAAAAGATAAAGTAGGGGGGATCTGGGCAACGTCTGGTGCAGATTCAGATCTTCCAATACCACCACAAGATTTGCTTGATACTGAATCGTATGCCGACCCGGATATCATCCATCCAAGTCAACCAATTCCAGACAATTTACAAAAAACTTCGGTTCATAAGCCtgttattagaaaattagATCCAATAGCTCGAGAGCTCGAGTGGAACAAAAGTGGAGTATTCCCTGGattatttacaaatatCCCTTCAAGATTCACAAGATTCTCTTATTTACCTAACGAggcaaaatatttggataaatCACGAACTATCTATCCTTTCCTATCTCATGATGAGCTTTCTAAGAGATTTAGCGACTTCGTCGATAAAGAAAACTTAGATGATTACGTTCGAAAAAATTCTAGGGTAGAAGGTCTTTTCAAAAGTAACGATAAATGGGTTGTTACTGTAAGACATACATCAACTGGTAATGAAGAATGGTATCAGGAGGAATTTGATGCAGTTGTAATAGCAAATGGTCACTATACTGTTCCCAATATACCCCATATTGAAGGATTAGCCAAGTTTAATGAACTGCATCCagatatattaatacaCTCCAAGTCTTATAGATCTGCGCAAAGCTTTAAGGATAAGAAGGTGCTAATAGTTGGAGGAAGCTTCAGTAGtgcaaatattttgcagTATGTCGTACCTCTAGCCAAAGAAACTTTTATATCTAAACGAGGGCCACACCTTGTGTTTCCTTGGATTGATAAAGCGGTTGAGTCGGAAGGAATTTCCACGAAGCCTGTCATTGAGAGATTTCTACCGGAATCTAATGAAGTTCTATTTTCTGATGGTACCAAAGAAAAGGATTTTGACGTTATCTTATTAGCTACAGGATATCACTATCATTATCCAtttcttaataaatatttaaaagtTATTGAACCATCAAATTTAAGTCGAGTCAGTGGACTTTATTATGACACGTTTTCTATTGAAGATCCAACTTTAGCAACTGTTGGGGTTGCAATTTCTACCATCAATTTCCATACTATTGAAGCAAGTGCTTCTGCTATTGCAGGCATATGGTCCAATGCTAAAACTTTACCAACGAAAGAGGAACAACTTGCATGGGAGAAAAATCATATTGAAGGCACTGCTAATAATCtattctttcattattatacaCATGATGCGGTGAAAGGcaatttcattgataaaCTTCATACTTATTCACCTAAAGGTAGAAAAAAtccatttgaagaagattctAAGTTCCTCAACGAGATAAATGAAGGTGCAACTTATTTGGAAAGCTTATTTTACAAACTCAAAGATAGAACATTAAATATAGAAGATACTTTGGTCTCTGCATGA